From the genome of Polycladomyces zharkentensis:
ATTTGGTGCACCGGCTCCCGCGGTGCATGGGTGGGCTTGTTGATCGGTCTGTTGGTTCAGGTGTGGATGACCGGAAACCGTCGTCGCACGGTGTTGTTGTTCTGCGCACTGTTACTTTTGGGCGGTGTGATCTATACCAATCAAACCCTGATCCCGCGGGAAGAGACGCTGTTTGCCACGGTGGAAGTGCGGATTTTTGTCTGGCAGCATGCGTTTCAAATTTTCCGGGAACATTGGTTGCTTGGTGTATTGCCGCTCCATTTTGGCCAACTGTTCGCCAAGATGACCGGCAAATACATGTTCCATGCGCATAACGTCTTTTTGGGTATTGCCACGGAATACGGCATTATCGGTCTGGGATTGTTCTTGGCGTTGATCGCGGTAACGACATACCGGGCCCGGCGGTGGCGGAAAACGGCCAATCGGAAAGAAGAAAAGCGGTTGGCCGGGCTGTTGATATCCATTCTCTTTGCGCTGTTGGGTCACGGGATGTACGATTATCCCATCATTTCCCCGCAAATCGGATTGATCTTCATTTTGAGCCTGATCATGATCCACGCACAGTATGAACGCCGGTGCCTGAAGAAACCGGAGTGGAGTCAGGTATCATACACGGACAGTGTTTCCGAGAAAAAGATGGACAAATGGGAGGCGGCGTTGATCACCGTCTCCAGTGTATGGAAGGCGTTACCCGGAGGACGGGTGTACAGTGTATCTCATTCCAAAGATGGATGAGACGGGTCAACGGTGTAGCTTCCTTGGTTCTCGCTCTGTGAATTACCTGAAATATCTTCCCGGTCAACGCCTTTACCAAGCCTGACCCCAGTAACCGGAAATTGAGGGGAAAATCCACGGGCAAGCTCCACGTCTCGCGCCTGCCGGTTCAAAGCGGTCTTGATCTGCGGGCGCAGGTGGAGCGAGCAGGAAAAGTGTTACGGACGATCACAAAAACGGAGTAACGGAAGCCGGGGTGGAAAATGAACGCATTTTTCGCCTATTTGTATCGTTTGCGGTTGATTCAAAGATGGAGCCTGATGCGCAACGTGATGCCGGAAAACGTGGCGGAACACAGTTTTCACGTTGCGTTGCTGACACACGCCCTTTGCACGATCGGCATCGAGGTGTTCGGTAAGCAGATTCCGGTGGAAAAGGCGGTAACACTGGCATTGTTCCACGATGTGACGGAAGTGATCACCGGCGACATTCCTTCCCCGGTGAAACATCACAACGACAAGCTGCTGGGGGGATTTCGCGAATTGGAGAATTTGGCTGCGGAGCGGCTGTGCGACATGATCCCCGAACCGCTGCACCGGCATTATCGCCCGTTGATTCATGGTGAAGATTCCGATTTGCACCGTTGGGTGAAAGCGGCCGATTTGCTGGATGCTTATCTCAAATGTGAAATGGAGATTTCGGCGGGAAACCGGGAGTTCGCCGTTGCCAAACAGGAGATTGAACGCCGTCTGCAATCGCTCGACATGCCGGAAGTGGACTATTTCCTCCGCCATTTCGGCTCCAGTTTCACCCGGACACTGGATGAACTGCATGATATGGACGATTCGGACATGAATCGCTGAGTACACGTTGCAGACAAAGACAACGGGATACGATTTACCTTCCAAAGCTCGGCACTCGACGGGAAAATCGGGTCCACTCCTTTAAAAAGGGTGACCGTTTTGAGACGATTGACCATAGGCGTTTTCCGATCGAGCAGCGAAAGGAAAAGGACTCACCCGAAAATACGTGATTCCACTGACTTTGTCAGCAGTCTCAGGCGCTAACGCGCCTTTTTTCTTTTTAAGGGTCACAACACAAATATAGATCCCGGTATTTTTCTTACGCTTCCATTTCGCTTTCAATCGCCAGATCCAACGCGTGCGGGATACTTTGCCAACGGATCGGCTGAAAAGCCGGGACTGCGGCCTGTTTCCCCGTTAGTACGGCAAACAGCCGGGTAAACTCGCGATCATGCACTTTCTCGTTGGAAGTCACGTTTGGCGGATGCAGGGGCTTCCGCCGCGACACGGGTATGGAAGTCAATGGCTGTGCCGCGTCATGTGCCGCTTTCAACAGTTCTTGCAGGAACTTCGGGGAATGGTCATACAGACGGGGGCGATCCATCTTCAGATGATGGAAACGGGGCCAGACAGACCATCAATTCATAGCGTCAAACCTCCTCCGGTTGAACATCTTCGAGTGTGTTCATCCCTGTTGAATAGCCTGTGCAACGGGTGGAAAAACGTCCGGATGAGTATAAAACCGGCAAAGCGCGGTCATGCTGTTACCAGAATCTATCAATCTATGAGGTGGTTTTACTATGTTTAAACACCGCGCTTTCTGGTTGATCATCAGCGTTGTCACCATCATTGGTTTGACGCGTTGGGGCGGTGGCATTCCATCCGCTCCGCAAGCGTACGCGGAAAAAGAAGGTCTCATCGCTGTCCGTGTCCAACATGGGGACACTGTATACCGGATCGCCAAACAACATGGGACTGATGTGACTACCGTGGCACGGATCAACGATTTGCAAGATCCATCCCGCATCCGGACGGGACAGATTTTATGGGTGCCCGAGACAAAACGGCAATCTGAAGCACCCCAACGCGAACCCCGTTCCGTTCCGGCAATGTCCCGCGGAATTTCATTGGGTGATTTTACCCTGACCGCATACACAGCCGGACCGGAGTCAACGGGGAAAGCACCGGGTCACCCCGCCTACGGCATCACCGCATCCGGTGCCAAAGCCAGAGAGGGTGTCACTATCGCTGTTGATCCCAAGGTAATCCCGATTGGATCGCGTGTATATATCGAGGGGATCGGTTATCGTACGGCACAGGATGTGGGTGGGGCGATCAAGGGAAATCGGATTGATGTGTTTATGAATGACCTGAGCGAGGCACGGGAATTTGGCGTGAAGAAACACGTGCGGGTGATGTTGGTTCCGACGTCCTATGTTTCGGAATGAAACTCCCACGCTTGAAAGCCTGGGATTCCCGGATCATTCGCGTTCTCCATTCCCCTTTCTTTGCGGGGCAACTGGCGGAGCGAGTCGGGAAATGGGACAGTATTCACACAGACACGTTAGACAACGACCCGGATTCAAGGATATGGGGCATAAGCGCCAGACCCGTTTTCCGAGGAGAACGGCAGTGGAGCAAAACGCCAAAATACGATAAAATGGACGGGCAGGAACCCCACGGCAAAAGGGGAGGCAGTGAATGAAACGTGTGTTTCCGCTCCGTTATCCCTACTCGTATGAGGCCACCGTCCGGCGGCTCATTTCTTTCGAAAAGTCCAGCTACCGTTTCCATAACGGACGTTTGGTTCGGGCGATCGAGGCGGGGGGACGTCCTTATGTGGTGGAAATCGGTTGGCAGACGGAACCTCGTGCGCTGACGGTGCACGTACACGGTAATCCACCGGAGGCGGAACGGGAACGGTTGGAAGCCAAACTGCGCCGGATGTTTTCGGTGGATGTGGATTTGACGCCTTTCTATCGACAGCTGGAAGCAGACCCCAACCTGGGACCGGTTATCGAAAAACGGAAGGGTTTGCATCTGGTGCTGGATGCTTCGTTGTATGAGTGTTTGATCAAAACCGTCATCAGCCAACAACTGAATGTGGCGTTCGCTGCCAAGCTGATCGAGCGGTTGATCGACCTGGCGGGCGAACGGTTGTCGTTATTTGATGGGGAGTTGTTGCCCGTGTTTCCCTCGCCTGAACGGGTGGCGGCGCTGGAATACGAGCAGTTGCAGGCACTGCAGTTCAACCGGCGGAAAGCCGAGTATGTGATCGACATCTCCCGTCAGGTGGCCTCGGGAACATTGGATTTGGAAGCCTTGTGGACAATGGAGGACGAAGCGGTGATGGAGCGTTTGTTGCCCCTGAGGGGAGTGGGGCGATGGACGGTGGAGTGTTTGTTGCTGTTCGGTCTGGGACGTACCGACCTTTTGCCGGCGGCGGACATCGGGCTTCGAAACGCGGTCCGTTACGTATATGGATTGGCACATCAACCACGGGAAGAAGAAATCCGTAAACTTGGCCGGGATTGGTCTCCATGGCGAAGCTACGCCACGTTTTATCTGTGGGATGCGTTGAGCGAATGGAAGCCGGAGAAAAAAGGAGGATGAAGGATGGGACGGAAGAAGAAAAAGCAGACCGAGGTGAGAACGGTCGACCCGATTGTCACACTGACCCATGATCTGAAGCGGGTTGTGCTGTGGATGGCAATCGCAGTCGGAGCAGCGGCGGTCTTGGCGTTGACGGTCCCGTCGTTTTAAAAAACAAGGCCGGGAGGGAATCTCCTAGCCTTGTTTTTTTGTTGCGGGCGATTCGGATGACGCTTTCGGTTGGGTGGATGCCCGCATCATCGCAATCTCGGGCGGGCTCATCAAGACTTGCCGCGGGTAGGCCACATCGATGTCGTGTTTTTGGAAAGTGGTGATGATGGTTTTGCGCAATTCACGTTCGATTCGCCAAACTTCCTGCGGGTCGCTCAATGCGGTGACAGTGAATTGCACTCCGTCCCGCTCGATATTGGTCACGCCAAATACGGACGGTTCCTCAAGCAGATAGGGGGAGAACCGCTTGTGAATGTCCCGGCACACCTCTTCCAACACTTCGTGCACCCGACCCAGATCGGATTCATACGGAACCGTCACGGTGACGATCGCCCGCATCCGATCGCGGTTGTAGTTGGTCACCTGCGTGATTTCGCCGTTGGAGATGTAGTGCAGCCGTTGGTTCCATTCACGGATTTTGGTCACCCGAAGCCCGATCTCCTCCACCGTGCCCGTAATTTGGCCGTTGATCTCGACAAAATCGCCCACTTCCAGCTGATTTTCAAAGATCAGGAAAAATCCGGTGATAACGTCCCGCACCAGATTTTGCGCACCGAATCCGATCGCCAATCCGAGAATCCCGGCACCGGCCAACACCGGTGTCATGTTGACGCCCAGCCGATCCAGAATCATCAACAGCGCGATGAAATAGATAGAATAACGCGCCGTCGATTTGATCAGCTTGCTCATGGTTACGGCGCGCTTGCTGTCCGTTTTGCTCAATTTCAAGATATGATCGATCAGTCGGTTAACCAAACGCAAGGCGATCAGCGTGATCAGGACGATCAACAAGATCTGCCCCAGCGGCAACAAGAGGTATTCCACCGGGTTCTCAAACATCGCGCTCAGTTTATCGCTCATGTTTTGGATCAGGCCCACACTGTGTTCGGGATGGGCGGGGGTTTCGGATTTGGTGAGGTCCAGTTCCTTTTCCAGCATGTGATCACCCCTCCGTCAGTGGATGGATTTTTTCTTGAACCGTCCGCCCAACACATCGTGCACGTGTTCAATGGCCACGAAAGCGTGCGGGTCGATTTCACTGACGATGCTCTTCAACTTGGCGACTTCCAGACGCGTCACGATGCAGTAGAGCAGTTCCTTTTCCTCTTTGGTATAGCCGCCTTTTCCATAGATATGCGTCACGCCGCGACCGAGACGGTACAAAATGGCTTCGGCTATGTCATCCGGCTTGTCGGAGATGATCATGACCGATTTGGATTCATCCAGTCCTTCCACCACCACGTCGATCGTCTTGTATGCGATGAAATACGCAATGAGCGAGTACATCGCCTTGTCCCATTCGAAGACGAATCCCGCGCTTCCCAAAATGAACACGTTGAAAAACATCACGATCTCGCCGACGGAGAAGCCCAGTTTTTCATGGCCGATGATGGCCAACACTTCGGTTCCGTCCAATGATCCGCCATTGCGGATGATGAGTCCCACGCCCATACCCAAGATAATGCCGCCGAATACGGTCGCCAGAAAAAGGTTGTCAGTGACCCGTGGGAAACTGTGGATGAATTCGGTCAACACGGCCAGCAGAATCACTGAATACATGGTGCAAAACGTGAATGTCTTCCCAATTTGCTTGTAACCCAAAAACCAGAACGGCAGGTTGAATAATACCAAAAAAACGGACATGGACCAAGGTGTAATTTCACTGAAAATGATGGAAATACCGACCACACCGCCGTCAATGATCTGATTGGGGATCAAAAACAGGTCCAAGCCAACGGCAACCAGGATACAGCCCAGCGTGAGTGAAATGAGGCGTCGCCACCAGCGCCAAGAGGGAATACGAAAAATGGGTTGGTTCACTGTGTCCTTTTCCCTCCCATCCGGATCTATTGTGTAGTCTTTCACGATTATAGCACAACTTGGAAGGTGTACGGGGACGTTTGACTGATTGTCACAGATGGCAGACAGGAGATGGATACGATGATGCCGGATCGTCGGACATTGAAGTGTCATCCTTTCTCCCTTAACCAAATCGCCCGTTTTTGTTAAACTGGACCAAAGGAGTGCTGTTCGTGGTCAACAGTGGTTTTATTGTCTTTCTTGAGTATCGGGTACATACACATAAAAGGGAACTGTATCTACAACTTCTGGACTATTTTGATCGGAGACCGCCCGTGCCGTGGGAATAATCCGACACGAGCGGATGGAAAGTGTGGATCAACCGGGATCGTTCGTCAAGATGATTCGCGGTGCCGGATGAAATAACCGGCCCACGTGTCATCTCTCTTATAAGGAACCTTGCTTAGGACGGCCGGATGACGGATATTGCAGACAAAGTGAATATCTGGTCATTCCGGGTCACCGAACCATCATCCACCGGAAAAAAGGATGTTTGATCATGGGCGCAAAAGATCCGTCGGCTCGCTGGTTTGTATGGCGGCGCACAAGAAGGCGGTTTCACCGCCTTTGTACGGTAACTTCTGCGTGGCCGGTTCGATTTGCGGTGTTGACGGGATTGTTGTTGGTCTTCGTTTTCATCTGCCTGCTCATGTGGGGGTGGCGGGATGAGGAGAGACCCCGTGTGCCTTCGCCCGTTATCCGAACGGCGGAATTTCAGGCAGTGAAACCGGGACAGATTCGGGAAGATCGTTTCTTTTTCCGCGGAAGGTCAGAGCGGGGGGAAGCGGATTATGAGTGGAACCTGCGCACAGGGACTTTATTGAAAGAGGGGGAAAAAAGCGAAACGGGCGTAATCCCCTTGGGAAATCACGGCCTTCTGACCGTTTTGTCCGAAGGTGCTGCCCGGTTGTTGATGGTGCAAAAAAGAGTTCATCGCAACCGGATTGCTTACAACGTCCGGGCAGGGATGCATCATCCGGTATCGGTGTCGCCGCGGGGAGATGCCATCGTGTATCCGGTTGGAGATGCGGACGATGTGTCATTGGCTTTGTTCCGTCCCAAGGAGGGACGATCTCACCCGATCCCCGAAACCAGGTTTTCGTCCCGTACCAACATAGCGACGGCAGTGTCCTGGTCCCCGAGTGGCCGTTTTCTGTCAGTGGCGGACAGGGTGTACGCGGTGGGTGATACTGTTCCCGTCACGATCCTTCGAAGCGGTCCGGGCTGGTGGTCCCCAAAGGAGGATGTGCGGGCGACCGTGGAGGACAATCGACGGTTGGTTCTCTGGAATGCCGAGACGGGGAAACGACGGGTCGTGTTTGAAACTCCTTCGGGTGAGGAGATCGTTCCGCCTGTTGTGTGGGATTCCCATGGTCATTATTTTTCCTTTGCAACCGGACGCAGGGTTAGCGGAGAACTGTTTTTTGAAAAAGTACATGTGATGGACGGACAATTGTATCATTACGTGGAGAATGAACATAATCTGCAATCAACGCAATTGGATCACCTGATGATCGGACCCGGCGGCGGTTATGTATCATACGTGATCAACGGGATGTTGAAGCTGATTCATCTCCGCACGCAAAATTCGCTGGTTTTCGATGTGTATCATCAGCTGGCGGGGCAGTCCCATCCGTTTATCCGTCACGAACCTAACGGGGTATGGCTGGCGGAGGGCCGCCATGTCCTGTATATCGGTGACGACATGAAAGAAAAGGAAATTTACCGAACTTCCCGTCCATTGATGGGATTTTATCTGTCACCACGTTTGCACCGGCTGCTGATTGTGGAAAAAATGCCGCATGGGTGTAAGCTGAGCCTGATCGATCTCAAACGGTTGGGCCAATCGGCGTCCTCCGGCGATTCGGGCAATACAGGATAAAGGAGCGCGAGCAATGGCCAGAGTCTCAACGAAGCAACCGGCACTCCCGTTTACGGAAGTGCGAAAAGCATCCATTCAACGACGTTTGCTCCAATGGTATCGG
Proteins encoded in this window:
- the yfbR gene encoding 5'-deoxynucleotidase, with amino-acid sequence MNAFFAYLYRLRLIQRWSLMRNVMPENVAEHSFHVALLTHALCTIGIEVFGKQIPVEKAVTLALFHDVTEVITGDIPSPVKHHNDKLLGGFRELENLAAERLCDMIPEPLHRHYRPLIHGEDSDLHRWVKAADLLDAYLKCEMEISAGNREFAVAKQEIERRLQSLDMPEVDYFLRHFGSSFTRTLDELHDMDDSDMNR
- a CDS encoding 3D domain-containing protein, yielding MFKHRAFWLIISVVTIIGLTRWGGGIPSAPQAYAEKEGLIAVRVQHGDTVYRIAKQHGTDVTTVARINDLQDPSRIRTGQILWVPETKRQSEAPQREPRSVPAMSRGISLGDFTLTAYTAGPESTGKAPGHPAYGITASGAKAREGVTIAVDPKVIPIGSRVYIEGIGYRTAQDVGGAIKGNRIDVFMNDLSEAREFGVKKHVRVMLVPTSYVSE
- a CDS encoding DNA-3-methyladenine glycosylase family protein; the encoded protein is MKRVFPLRYPYSYEATVRRLISFEKSSYRFHNGRLVRAIEAGGRPYVVEIGWQTEPRALTVHVHGNPPEAERERLEAKLRRMFSVDVDLTPFYRQLEADPNLGPVIEKRKGLHLVLDASLYECLIKTVISQQLNVAFAAKLIERLIDLAGERLSLFDGELLPVFPSPERVAALEYEQLQALQFNRRKAEYVIDISRQVASGTLDLEALWTMEDEAVMERLLPLRGVGRWTVECLLLFGLGRTDLLPAADIGLRNAVRYVYGLAHQPREEEIRKLGRDWSPWRSYATFYLWDALSEWKPEKKGG
- a CDS encoding mechanosensitive ion channel family protein, with translation MLEKELDLTKSETPAHPEHSVGLIQNMSDKLSAMFENPVEYLLLPLGQILLIVLITLIALRLVNRLIDHILKLSKTDSKRAVTMSKLIKSTARYSIYFIALLMILDRLGVNMTPVLAGAGILGLAIGFGAQNLVRDVITGFFLIFENQLEVGDFVEINGQITGTVEEIGLRVTKIREWNQRLHYISNGEITQVTNYNRDRMRAIVTVTVPYESDLGRVHEVLEEVCRDIHKRFSPYLLEEPSVFGVTNIERDGVQFTVTALSDPQEVWRIERELRKTIITTFQKHDIDVAYPRQVLMSPPEIAMMRASTQPKASSESPATKKQG
- a CDS encoding YitT family protein, with the translated sequence MNQPIFRIPSWRWWRRLISLTLGCILVAVGLDLFLIPNQIIDGGVVGISIIFSEITPWSMSVFLVLFNLPFWFLGYKQIGKTFTFCTMYSVILLAVLTEFIHSFPRVTDNLFLATVFGGIILGMGVGLIIRNGGSLDGTEVLAIIGHEKLGFSVGEIVMFFNVFILGSAGFVFEWDKAMYSLIAYFIAYKTIDVVVEGLDESKSVMIISDKPDDIAEAILYRLGRGVTHIYGKGGYTKEEKELLYCIVTRLEVAKLKSIVSEIDPHAFVAIEHVHDVLGGRFKKKSIH